From the genome of Lotus japonicus ecotype B-129 chromosome 6, LjGifu_v1.2, one region includes:
- the LOC130725373 gene encoding uncharacterized protein LOC130725373, which translates to MAKARGDNFADRFTPHVSPTTFARRAHVAADVEHPPQKTYSRLEKRARSKRRRTYYKGPCSTAAITTLSRDLLIDVFAIVASHSFIDLHAIKMCCKDFLDAAEDGYVWRRVSLDTFPLIQWLPNDKVSSFLNRCKEYGNMESLYREGLQKYFDYPNGKIDGLEIFKVAAQKGHKEAKYVYGMISLCSEDDDSRKQGLEHMHFLRKSKCVVGSRNKVKKLLDSMWRNNGMLRRNQSPLCNSKSTCKGGK; encoded by the coding sequence ATGGCTAAAGCTAGAGGTGACAACTTTGCAGATCGTTTTACACCACACGTTTCACCTACTACATTCGCTCGTAGAGCACATGTAGCTGCTGATGTTGAGCACCCACCACAAAAAACTTATTCAAGATTGGAGAAGAGGGCAAGGAGCAAGAGACGTCGCACTTATTATAAAGGTCCCTGCTCCACTGCTGCCATAACAACACTTTCAAGAGACTTGTTAATAGATGTGTTTGCAATCGTGGCCTCACACTCCTTCATTGACCTTCACGCCATCAAAATGTGTTGCAAAGATTTTCTTGACGCTGCTGAAGATGGATATGTTTGGCGTAGAGTTTCTTTGGACACATTCCCATTAATCCAGTGGCTTCCCAATGACAAAGTATCGTCGTTCTTGAACCGTTGCAAGGAATATGGAAATATGGAGAGCTTGTATAGAGAAGGGTTGCAAAAATATTTTGATTATCCAAATGGAAAGATTGATGGTCTTGAGATCTTTAAGGTAGCCGCTCAAAAGGGTCACAAGGAAGCAAAATATGTGTATGGTATGATTTCATTATGCTCTGAAGATGATGATTCGAGAAAACAAGGGCTTGAACATATGCATTTTTTAAGGAAGTCCAAGTGTGTCGTAGGCTCTAGAAACAAAGTGAAAAAGTTATTAGACTCTATGTGGAGAAATAATGGAATGCTCAGGCGCAATCAGAGCCCTCTCTGTAATTCTAAGAGCACATGTAAAGGTGGAAAGTGA